A single genomic interval of Scylla paramamosain isolate STU-SP2022 chromosome 12, ASM3559412v1, whole genome shotgun sequence harbors:
- the LOC135105662 gene encoding uncharacterized protein LOC135105662 translates to MGVHCGTAEARILCEVCGRWRTNPSCPSCVEDQCDLCERCGLLFPHPPPEHTCEVGNPASSGSHSIEVEQNAGVEGPRRRTSQGDIPRGGGGRDSPRPGPSGLSGNVFNSSETSSPSLPTQDTPQAEADHDERSMAGESADADLDERGMPEEPRLIDSRENFMRSFTRHQYDIPDHVSRDPLGLLTEYREFFIREIRSYFTSHGSPFPPTLKIFSHISLLLVKFSTLGEDEHRVIHIAFRARLITYQDVPDLVDLWIHQLNSRLESLTSETEGSGFIISRVQNFFINYCLHVACSGIGDYVAYPRGVRGGNEIFNPDGRHSSCVIQCLAAFRLHARGVPWKRIPKILRRRHGGEKYVTRGKVGSPVTWENLSQLERLNCLSLDVYTLTKSGEIYYLTLSRKGSRKYKTVVSLLLLGGKHMTLIKDVEKLHRKLTRSSPTPEGHQFCKVCFSSVPKSVSLSDHECHCDFTQTLLFPGDGEKVKFKNFAYTYQPAYLAFFDFETMIKPKENRSVIAEHDPIGYSYLIINRHGDVVEKRSYFGEDPVNNFIDSLSNAWGIIKESVVSYPISMSAEDEAHFKRQRHCELCHQPFNVKTPPHKHHDHSLPQNNYKGALCARCNLQCRDMRKYLITLAHNMSFDVSLIIKDLHLPESHVDILAKSESHLLKVRIKELQFQDTLSIMNAGLGHLAQSHVQAGYSTRYAQEMVNYLPEDVRRVICTQKQFLCYEYITDLGRLEDRQLPPREAFYDTLKGKALPPGEYEHAQSVWSMTSCRTLGDYIRLYCEIDVGLLADTYLKYRSYLHEFYGLDVTHYVSLSSYAYDAFLKSTGVQLDPPYDPNMYHLIKRNVRGGFVTCVRPHLQSNHQPDGGPGTYVFYLDYNSLYASVMCSPLPMGDIKKLSQSEMDDFFEVGIQNHATDGDVGY, encoded by the exons atgggtgttcactgtggaacagcagaggcgcggattttatgtgaagtgtgtgggagatggcgcactaatccatcctgcccctcatgtgtggaagaccagtgtgatttatgcgagcggtgtggacttctgtttccacatccaccgccagaacacacctgcgaagttggcaatcctgcttcttctg gctcACACTCGATTGAGGTTGAGCAGAACGCCGGCGTAGAAGGCCCACGTCGGCGGACGTCACAAGGCGACATCCCAcgcggaggcgggggaagag actcgccacggccgggaccgagtggattatcggggaacgtattcaattcttccgagacttcaagtccttcactacctacacaag acacgccacaagcggaggcggaccacgatgagcgcagcatggcaggagagtcggcggatgcagaccttgacgagcgcgggatgccggaagagccgcggttaattgactcgagggaaaattttatgaggagcttcaccagacatcaatatgacatacctgatcatgtaagcagagatccactcggtctacttaccgaatacagggagttctttatacgggaaattagatcatatttcacgtcacacggctcgccattcccccccaccctgaaaatattttcacacatttctctgttactagtgaaattctctaccttaggcgaggatgaacatcgagtcattcatattgcttttagagcacgactgatcacctatcaagatgtgcctgaccttgttgatttatggatccatcagctgaacagtcggctggaaagccttaccagcgagactgaaggatctggttttatcatttcaagagtacagaattttttcatcaactattgcttgcatgtcgcatgtagtggcataggagattatgttgcttatcctagaggcgtgcgaggagggaatgaaattttcaatcctgatggccgacattcatcctgtgttattcagtgtttggcggctttcagacttcatgctcgaggtgtaccttggaaaagaattccaaaaatattacggagacggcatggcggagagaaatacgtcacgcgcggaaaagtaggcagtccagtgacttgggagaacttgagtcagttagaaaggttaaattgtctgtctctggacgtttatacactgacaaaaagcggtgagatatactatttaacattatcaagaaaaggctcgcggaagtataaaactgtagtctcactccttttactaggtggaaaacatatgacgctcattaaagacgtggagaagctgcaccggaaattgacgagaagcagtcccaccccagagggtcatcagttttgcaaagtatgtttcagctcagttcccaagtctgtcagtttgagcgatcacgagtgtcactgcgacttcactcaaactcttctctttccaggtgacggtgaaaaagtaaaatttaaaaattttgcctacacctatcagcctgcatacttagcattttttgattttgaaactatgataaaacctaaggagaataggagtgtgatagccgaacatgacccaattggttactcgtatctcatcatcaataggcatggagatgtcgtggaaaagagaagttatttcggtgaagatcccgtgaataatttcattgatagcctatccaatgcttggggaatcatcaaggaaagtgtagttagctatccaattagcatgtctgcggaggatgaagcccacttcaaacgtcagcgtcactgcgagctctgccatcaaccctttaatgtgaaaaccccacctcataaacatcacgaccactcattaccacaaaataattacaagggggctttgtgcgcgcgatgcaacctccagtgtcgtgacatgaggaaatatctcatcactctggcacataatatgagctttgacgtctccttaatcataaaagaccttcacttgccagagtcgcacgtggacatccttgccaagtcagaatcgcatttattgaaagtaaggattaaggaattgcagtttcaggacacgctttccattatgaatgctggcctcggtcatctcgctcagagtcacgtgcaggcgggctatagcacgcgttacgcccaggaaatggtgaattacctccccgaggatgtaaggcgtgtaatttgcactcaaaaacagtttctttgttatgagtacatcaccgaccttggccgcttagaagatcgacaattgccacctcgtgaggcattttatgacacgctcaaggggaaggccctgccacctggagaatatgaacacgctcaaagcgtgtggagtatgacatcctgccgcactttaggcgattacataagactgtattgtgagattgatgtgggattattagccgacacatatctcaaatatagatcatacctgcatgaattttatgggctggacgtgacacattacgtgtcactgtcttcttatgcttatgacgcttttttaaagtcgacaggcgttcaacttgatccaccttacgatcctaacatgtatcacctgatcaaaagaaatgtacgaggaggctttgtaacttgcgtcaggccacacctgcagtcaaaccaccAACCCGACGGCggacccggcacctatgtgttctatctggactataattcattatatgcaagcgttatgtgttcccccctgcctatgggtgacatcaaaaagctttctcagtcagagatggatgatttttttgaagttggcatccagaatcatgcGACAGATGGCGACGTCGGTTACTGA
- the LOC135105663 gene encoding uncharacterized protein LOC135105663: MEQANKHFILRTAERISFRFDIYLGDAGGKRSRADHEDVNVEKMSEPAKKKLIFSDDDMSPLPASPPPDAPSGQESQQQQPASQSIPPPQESLMPPPTEAQPQRSDESTVGGKEGQEVKKKSQENRKKKNIPPNTPEDDSTPKLPVAPAAPRKKLVPRVIKTTPVIDSDDDDLFAFNSQMF; this comes from the exons atggagcaagctAACAAACATTTCATCTTGAGAACTGCGG aacgcatctctttccgctttgatatctatctgggcgatgctgggggtaagcgaagccgtgctgaccatgaggatgtcaatgtggagaaaatgtcagaacctgcaaagaagaaattgatctttagtgatgacgacatgtcgccactgccggccagcccacctcctgacgctccatcaggacaggagtcgcaacagcagcagccggcATCGCAGTCGATTCCGCCACCTCAGGAGTCGCTGATGCCACCTCCGACCGAAGCACAGCCGCAACGGTCAGATGAGTCGACAGTAGGCGGcaaagagggtcaggaggtgaagaagaagtcgcaggaaaacagaaaaaaaaaaaatattccccctaacacgccagaggacgacagcacaccaaaactccccgttgctccagccgcccctcgtaagaagctggttcctagagttattaaaactacgcccgtcattgacagcgatgacgatgatctcttcgccttcaattcgcaaatgttttga